The window CACCTATCGAGCTGAAAAGCCGGACGAGGTCGTATGTTTGTCGATCGACCTATGGTCGCTACTAAAGTCGTCCAGTGTTACATAGTGTTGCAAAGTGTTGCGCATTCCATGCTGCCTGAAACAGCGAAAAACATATTTTATCTAGGCAGTGTCCGCCCGATGAAAGCTGGGCTTGCTTTCCCTAGGCAGAATATTTAACCTGACTCCATGTGAACCATGTAGATTGTATAGCATTTCGCGGTTGAGGCATGACCTTGGGGCCAGAGCAAGACGAAGTCGAAAAGGTTGACGTCAATCGGGCCAGTGCTCGCGAGCAGGCGTTTCAGGTGTTTCTGAAAGAGATGACTTCCGCTCTTGGAAGTGAGGCTGTCGAATGTGGCATCGACACAGTGAAGAGAGAGGTCGGCAATACCTTGGGTGCAGTGAGAACCGTGCCTGCTATTTTGTATCCAACGAATCGGGCGCAGATCGAAGTCATCGTGAAAAATGCCGCTCGCTTCGGGGTTAAGCTCTATCCGATTAGTCGCGGGCGGAACACTGGCTATGGCGACCGGAGTCCAGTCAGGCATCATCAAACTGTTGTTAGCCTCGAACGCATGGACCGCATAATTGATTTTGATAATGACACCGGCCAAGTGACAGTCGAGCCGGGAGTGACCCAATTGCAGCTCTGCAATTTTTTAGAGGCGCAGGGAGGCACTTGGATCGCGGATGTCACTGGCGGTCCACCTGATGCCAGTATTGTTGGTAACACCCTTGACGGGGGTTTTGGGCACACTCCTCTTGGTAATCATCGTGAACAGATTTTGGAACTTGAAGTCGTTTTGGGAAATGGCGAGTTTCTTCGGACGGGCAGATTTCCTGACCTCGGTCCAAACCTAGCACCACTTTTTGTTCAATCGAGTTTTGGTATCGTTACAGCGATGCGCCTTCCACTTTTGCGAAAGCCAGTTTGCGTCTCGACTTACACCCTGCAGTTTAAAAGTGATGACACATTTTTTTTGGCGATACCGAGAATTCGGGATCTTTGCCAGCGTGGGGTTATTTCGAGCCCCTTGCATGTTGCCAATGCCACACGAGTTTTTATGTCGACCAACGATTTTCCAACAGACTTTTCGGCTTCGGTAGTCATGTCGGACTTGGATTGCGTAGAGCGAATGAGATTTCCTTTTTTTTCTGCTTCGCAATGGACGGGGATTGGAGGGCTCTACGGAACCGCAAAGCAAAACAATCAGTCGGTGCGTTTCATCAAGCAGGAAATGCGAGGACTTGGCCGTGTGCAGGTGTTTTCGGATTCGAAACTAAAATGGTTGCGGCGGGCGGTCTCGGTTCTTTTCTGGATCGCACCAGACAAACGCAGTCATATGCTGAAGGGTCTAGAGTCCCTACGTGCAATCAGCGGCCTTTGCCAAGGGACTCCATCAGCAAAGCCAAGTTCTCATATTCGTTGGAAGACCGCTCCTGAATCGGAAGCAGGTTTGATTTGGATCAGTCCGGTGATAGCTGCAGGTACCAATGCAGCCGCAGAACTTATGCAAATCTTACGGCCTGTGTTCAATGAGTTCCAATTTGAACTGCCGATTACCATGACCTTCATCGATCGCGCGCACCTTATATGCATCGTGAGTCTTTCTTTTTCACGGGACAATATTGCAGATCGGACGCGAGCGCATCGAGCATTTCGCGCGGCGGAAAAGGCACTGCGAAAGGCCTCGGTCCGAAGCTATCGAAAAGGAATTGTCTTTCAAAAGTTTGGAATTCCCCAAGAACGAATGAGAACTCTTCGGCATCTTAAGAATACATTTGATCCCCATCACATCATTTCACCTGGTAGGTATGGCATATGACAAAAGTGTTTACAAAACAGCATGATACCGTTGGTCCAAAAGACGGTGAAAAGCCGCAGATGGTTTTCATTGGCGCACTGCCATTTCGGGCCAATGAAGAGTTTATTCGCGGTCTCGTTGAACGCTTCCAAATTGCCGGACCAATTCAGCTTCATGCCGACTGGAATTCGCCAAGCTTCGAACCGTATGCACTGGTACCGCTGCAGGATGCGGATAGCGCGATACGCGAGTTAGATGGCTTAAAGATCGGCGCCATTCATCTGCGCGTCCACAAAAAGCCTTTTTCGGAGGTGACTCATGGCTAAAGTCGACCTGCAAATCGTAAGTGAGATTCGCGCCTTTGACTTCATCGCCCGAAATATTTGGCCGTCTGTGCGTTGGCTTTTTGCAGCAAGCCTTGCACCACGGTGTTCGCAATGTGTTATTTCCTCGCGGGTGCCAGGAGTTTTTTTAACGGGAGGAGTCTGTAATCTTTGTCTCGAGTACAATCGCAACATCAATCGAGATGAAGAAGCGTGGAGGGAAAAATACACCCAACATCAAGCGCAGGAATTGAATCGCTTGTTGACGGAGTACCAAGAAAAAGGAAAAGGCCGATACGACGCGATCATTCTTTTTAGCGGCGGCCGTGATAGCACCTATATGCTCAATCGAATTCGCAAAAATTTTCCTAAGCTTCGGCTCTTGCTCATGACTTGGGACAATGGGTTTTACAGCGCGATTTCGTTGCAGCGATCGCTTGAGGTCGCCCAGAAACTCGATATCGATCATATTCGATTTCAGCCGAAATCATCCGTATATAAAACGCTGTATCGTTACACTTTGCAAAATGTTGGCAATAAAGGGAGCTATCAAACTGTCGATCGGCTTGATGGGACTCTGAATCAGTTTTTGGGATTCTATTATGGGTACATGATGAATATTCCACTGGTGTTGGCCGGCGTCGACTTTGCGCAGGAACAGATCATGCAGTTTCATTCCTATTTTGAAATGCCCTTTGAGGACATGTGTTCCCGCACATTACTTGATAGGATGGAGCGAAAGTCGGGATTCAAAATTTCCGATATATTTTCGGAAGAAGACCAGAAGCTTTTTTGGGATGGCACAGGAAAAGATCCGGCTCGTGTTCCGAGATATATTCTTCCGCTGGTAGCCTGGCGACCAGACAAATCTGCTATTGACGGCGATGTCGAGATCGAAAGGCTTCTCCCGAAGCGCGACTCCTCGCCGATTCTCACGAATAACCAGGTCTTGGCTGTTATGACAGCTATTGATATCAAGACGATTGGGTATTGTAGTTTTGAACCCGAGTTTTCGGAGATGATCCGTTATCGTGAGAACGACCCGGTTTATTGGCGCAATGTTTTTGAGCTTGTGGAACTTGCCGTCAAACGTCGTTTTTTACTAGGAAAAATCATCGAAAAAGTCCTCGGTAAGCTTGAGTTGAAACCAGAACAAGTGGGGCTTGAGGGTTGATTGTTTTGCCTCCACTTAAAAGAAGGCATTCACTTTCACGATCGGGTCGTCACCGTGCCGAACAAATGTTTCATTTCGAACCAATTTCGAAGGACTAACCTACCGAGGTTGGACGACACGGTTTCTGCTTGGGTAACAGGCCATTTGTATCGCCCTATTCCTCAATTTTCTTTAGAAACTCGACCAAAATCCCGAATAGTCAAACAGAGTACTCTGAAAAACATAGTGTGGAAGAACCCCGATGAAAATAAGTCGTTCGCGAATCAGAAATATGTTGATCAAGAATCTACCGTCTTGGGTTAAGCCAGTAATCTATCGTCGAATGATCAACTTTGATCCAAAGGGCCTAGGGGGACTTACCTGTACGATTGCGACTTCAAAAGAAGATCTATCGGCTGCCTTTCGCCTGCTGCACGAGAATTACGTTCAGGCAGGATTCATGAATCCTCACCCCTCGGGGATGCGTTTGACAAAATATCACACGCTTCCTAGCACGACGACGATCGTGGCAAAAGTTGATGATGAAGTCGTTGGGACCGTTTCTCTGGTTCGAAATGGCTTATTCGGTAGCCCAGTTGAGGAAATTTTTGATCTTTCAGAATACCGACAGAATGGCGAGCGAGTCTGTGAGGTTTCAAGTTTGGCGGTGGCCAGAAAGTATTCGGGGCAACGCGGAAAAATCCTTTTCCCCCTACTTAACTACCTATATCAATATTCTGAAAAATGCTTTCGCGTCGATTACCTTGCGATCGCCGTGAATCCGATGTGGTGGGACTTTTACGAGCATATTCTCTTGTTCAAGCGTCTTCGGAAGGATATGGTCGGTAGCTATTCCTTCGTCAATGGCGCACCGGCGGTCGGCGGCATTCTCGACCTCCGCACGGCGCGCGAAAACTACAAGCGAGTTTACGGCAAACAGAAACTAACCCGAAACCTCTTCGAGATACTCGGCAATTTGCGCATTCCTGGCTCGAAATTTCCAGAACGAAAAACGGGGACAATTTCAGATCCGGTTATGACGCCTGAGCTTCTTCAATATTTCTTTCGCAATCAATCCGATGTCTTTGAGAATCTTTCTGACCAAGAGCGAATCGCGCTGCTTGGGATGTACCGCAGTCCGACATTTCACGCTGTGCTGCCGATGCCGTCCGACGCCTTTGTCGCTCCCCGGCCCCGCAAAGGTGGAAATCGGCACGACGTCGAATTACTTTGTAGTGTCGTTAGTCGATCGGGCAAGAGCTTTTCCGGTGTCCTTATGAATATAAGCGCCAGCGGCGCGCTCTTCAAGTGTGATCGAGGCTTAAGAGTTGACGAGATCCTTGGCGTCCGCGTCGCCTCTCCTGGCAATCACCTGTTTGAATTGAGTTCACGGGTCGTTTGGTCGACAGACAATGGGCTCGTGGGTTTAGAGTTCTTAGACCAGGATTTCTTATGGAGCAAATTCGTCAAAACGCTTGAGGACCGACTTTTGGATCCTGCGCTTCAAGAACAAGACATCCTTCGTAAGTCCGCC of the Deltaproteobacteria bacterium genome contains:
- a CDS encoding RNA-binding protein, coding for MTKVFTKQHDTVGPKDGEKPQMVFIGALPFRANEEFIRGLVERFQIAGPIQLHADWNSPSFEPYALVPLQDADSAIRELDGLKIGAIHLRVHKKPFSEVTHG
- a CDS encoding PilZ domain-containing protein, translating into MKISRSRIRNMLIKNLPSWVKPVIYRRMINFDPKGLGGLTCTIATSKEDLSAAFRLLHENYVQAGFMNPHPSGMRLTKYHTLPSTTTIVAKVDDEVVGTVSLVRNGLFGSPVEEIFDLSEYRQNGERVCEVSSLAVARKYSGQRGKILFPLLNYLYQYSEKCFRVDYLAIAVNPMWWDFYEHILLFKRLRKDMVGSYSFVNGAPAVGGILDLRTARENYKRVYGKQKLTRNLFEILGNLRIPGSKFPERKTGTISDPVMTPELLQYFFRNQSDVFENLSDQERIALLGMYRSPTFHAVLPMPSDAFVAPRPRKGGNRHDVELLCSVVSRSGKSFSGVLMNISASGALFKCDRGLRVDEILGVRVASPGNHLFELSSRVVWSTDNGLVGLEFLDQDFLWSKFVKTLEDRLLDPALQEQDILRKSA
- a CDS encoding FAD-binding oxidoreductase, which produces MTLGPEQDEVEKVDVNRASAREQAFQVFLKEMTSALGSEAVECGIDTVKREVGNTLGAVRTVPAILYPTNRAQIEVIVKNAARFGVKLYPISRGRNTGYGDRSPVRHHQTVVSLERMDRIIDFDNDTGQVTVEPGVTQLQLCNFLEAQGGTWIADVTGGPPDASIVGNTLDGGFGHTPLGNHREQILELEVVLGNGEFLRTGRFPDLGPNLAPLFVQSSFGIVTAMRLPLLRKPVCVSTYTLQFKSDDTFFLAIPRIRDLCQRGVISSPLHVANATRVFMSTNDFPTDFSASVVMSDLDCVERMRFPFFSASQWTGIGGLYGTAKQNNQSVRFIKQEMRGLGRVQVFSDSKLKWLRRAVSVLFWIAPDKRSHMLKGLESLRAISGLCQGTPSAKPSSHIRWKTAPESEAGLIWISPVIAAGTNAAAELMQILRPVFNEFQFELPITMTFIDRAHLICIVSLSFSRDNIADRTRAHRAFRAAEKALRKASVRSYRKGIVFQKFGIPQERMRTLRHLKNTFDPHHIISPGRYGI